The following coding sequences lie in one Metopolophium dirhodum isolate CAU chromosome 5, ASM1992520v1, whole genome shotgun sequence genomic window:
- the LOC132945457 gene encoding uncharacterized protein LOC132945457: protein MSQYMPYGGFNWVEPTLNGLDDLNDTSPIRRVYEVDVTYPQKLHDKHNDLPFLPNSGIPRGSKVRKLMTTFEKKENYIIHYRNLQQAIKNGLIVEKVHRVIQFSQSDWLAKYIKLNTEMRKKAKNDFEKDFFKLMNNAVFGKTMQSKRKEMKMELVSWRGGCRN from the exons ATGTCCCAGTACATGCCGTACGGTGGGTTCAACTGGGTCGAACCTACATTAAACGGACTTGATGATTTGAACGACACATCACCCATACGGCGAGTGTATGAGGTGGATGTAACATACCCACAAAAATTACATGATAAGCACAACGATCTACCATTCTTGCCGAACAGCGGTATACCACGCGGGTCGAAGGTGAGGAAGTTGATGACGACATTTGAGAAAAAGGAGAATTACATCATACATTATAGGAACCTACAGCAGGCCATTAAGAATGGTTTGATAgttgaaaaa gtacacagAGTTATTCAGTTTAGTCAGTCGGATTGGTTggctaaatatattaagttaaacaCAGAGATGAGGAAGAAGGCTAAGAACGATTTTGAGAAAGACTTTTTTAAGCTGATGAACAATGCTGTATTTG gtaAAACAATGCAATCGAAGAGGAAAGAGATGAAGATGGAGTTGGTGTCGTGGAGAGGAGGTTGCAGAAACTGA